Proteins from a single region of Hugenholtzia roseola DSM 9546:
- a CDS encoding ribonucleoside-diphosphate reductase small subunit, which produces MTKNPTTEPLLTDNPNRFVLFPIQHSDIWELYKKAEASFWTAEEIDLSTDLRDWAEKLTDDEKHFISHVLAFFAASDGIVNENLAVNFLREVQYPEAKCFYGFQIMAENIHSETYSLLIDTLIKDPNQKSKLLNALETIPCVQKKGEWALRWIESDNFAERLIAFAAVEGIFFSGSFCSIFWLKKRGLMAGLAFSNELISRDEGLHCDFACLLYNRYVQNKLPKERIVEIISEAVKIEKEFVTDALPVALIGMNADLMQEYIEFVADRLLGELGIPKLYGASNPFPFMEMISLQGKTNFFEKRVAEYQKAGVTTKQDPEKSRFSLDEDF; this is translated from the coding sequence ATGACCAAAAATCCGACTACCGAACCTCTATTAACCGACAATCCGAATCGCTTTGTGCTATTCCCTATTCAGCATAGCGACATTTGGGAACTCTACAAAAAAGCCGAAGCCTCCTTTTGGACAGCAGAGGAAATCGACCTTAGCACCGACCTGCGCGATTGGGCAGAAAAGCTCACCGACGACGAAAAGCACTTTATTTCGCACGTCTTAGCCTTCTTTGCAGCGTCAGACGGTATCGTCAATGAAAACTTAGCCGTCAATTTCCTAAGAGAAGTGCAGTACCCAGAGGCGAAGTGCTTTTACGGCTTCCAAATTATGGCGGAAAATATCCACAGTGAAACTTATTCTTTGCTTATTGATACTTTAATTAAAGACCCAAACCAAAAAAGCAAGCTCTTAAACGCCTTAGAAACGATACCCTGCGTACAAAAGAAAGGCGAATGGGCGTTGCGTTGGATTGAAAGCGATAACTTTGCCGAGCGGCTTATAGCCTTTGCCGCAGTAGAAGGTATCTTTTTTAGCGGCTCTTTCTGCTCTATCTTTTGGCTCAAAAAGCGCGGCTTAATGGCAGGATTAGCCTTTTCAAATGAACTTATTAGCCGCGACGAAGGCTTGCATTGCGACTTCGCTTGCTTGCTTTACAATCGGTATGTACAAAACAAGCTACCAAAGGAGCGCATTGTAGAAATCATTTCTGAAGCCGTCAAGATTGAAAAGGAATTTGTAACAGACGCTTTGCCTGTGGCTCTTATCGGAATGAACGCGGATTTAATGCAAGAGTACATCGAGTTTGTTGCGGATAGGCTTTTGGGCGAGTTAGGCATACCGAAGTTATACGGTGCTTCAAATCCGTTCCCTTTTATGGAAATGATTAGCTTACAGGGTAAAACCAACTTCTTTGAAAAGCGCGTAGCCGAGTATCAAAAGGCAGGCGTTACGACAAAGCAAGACCCCGAAAAGTCAAGGTTTAGCTTAGATGAGGATTTTTAG
- the glmS gene encoding glutamine--fructose-6-phosphate transaminase (isomerizing), whose amino-acid sequence MCGIVGYIGKQQAYPIIIKGLHRLEYRGYDSAGVALLNGHLNIYKKKGKVSELEHFIAQKDNTGSVGIGHTRWATHGEPNDVNAHPHASYNQKIALIHNGIIENYAAIKTELLKKGYQFQSETDTEVLVHFIEEIRQNEQCSLEKALRLALTKIVGAYAIIVISEEEPRQLLAARKGSPLVIGIGTEAGEYFIASDATPIIEHTKNVVYLNDNEIAILGESGLHIKNLQNVETTPYIQTLDMALESIEKGGYDYFMLKEIYEQPNSIADAMRGRLIAKDNYVRLGGIHHYLPHLTNAKRIVIVACGTSWHAGLVAEYLIEELARIPVEVEYASEFRYRNPIIEKGDVVIAISQSGETADTLAAIELAKSRGAIIYGICNVVGSSIARATDEGAYIHAGPEIGVASTKAFTAQVTVLTMLALMLAQHRQTLTKEQFSFLLHELENIPQKVNKSLRLNDSVLEIAKIFKDARNFLYLGRGYNFPVALEGALKLKEISYIHAEGYPAAEMKHGPIALIDEEMPVVVIATRDSSYDKIISNIKEVKARRGKVIAVVTEGDVLIPEMVDYVIEIPQTHEALIPLLAVVPLQLLAYHVAILRGCDVDQPRNLAKSVTVE is encoded by the coding sequence ATGTGTGGAATTGTCGGATATATTGGAAAACAACAAGCCTATCCTATCATCATCAAAGGCTTGCACCGCTTGGAATATCGCGGCTATGATAGTGCAGGGGTCGCTCTGCTCAATGGGCATCTGAACATTTACAAGAAAAAGGGCAAAGTTTCAGAATTAGAACATTTTATAGCGCAAAAGGACAACACAGGTTCGGTCGGTATCGGACACACCCGCTGGGCTACACATGGCGAACCCAATGATGTCAATGCGCATCCGCATGCGTCTTACAATCAGAAAATCGCCTTGATTCACAATGGCATCATAGAAAACTACGCCGCCATCAAGACCGAATTGCTCAAAAAAGGCTATCAGTTTCAAAGCGAAACCGATACAGAGGTCTTGGTTCATTTTATAGAAGAAATCAGGCAAAATGAGCAGTGTAGCTTGGAAAAAGCCCTACGCTTGGCACTGACCAAAATTGTGGGCGCGTATGCGATTATTGTCATTTCGGAAGAGGAGCCGCGTCAATTATTGGCAGCTCGCAAAGGCAGTCCGCTCGTGATTGGCATTGGAACAGAGGCAGGCGAATATTTTATCGCCTCCGACGCAACGCCTATCATAGAACACACCAAAAATGTAGTGTATCTAAACGACAACGAAATTGCCATCTTAGGCGAATCGGGGCTTCATATCAAAAACCTACAAAATGTAGAAACTACGCCCTATATCCAAACGCTGGACATGGCGTTGGAATCCATCGAGAAGGGGGGCTACGATTATTTTATGCTCAAAGAAATCTATGAGCAGCCTAATTCTATTGCCGATGCCATGCGAGGTAGGCTTATCGCCAAAGATAATTACGTCCGTTTGGGCGGGATTCACCACTACTTACCGCATCTAACCAATGCCAAGCGCATTGTCATTGTAGCCTGTGGCACATCTTGGCATGCAGGGCTTGTCGCTGAATATTTGATTGAGGAATTGGCGCGAATCCCTGTGGAGGTGGAATATGCGTCTGAATTTAGGTATCGCAATCCGATTATCGAAAAGGGTGATGTCGTCATTGCCATTTCGCAGTCGGGCGAAACGGCGGATACCTTAGCGGCGATAGAGTTGGCTAAAAGCAGAGGCGCAATTATTTATGGCATCTGCAATGTAGTAGGCTCTTCGATTGCGCGTGCCACTGACGAGGGCGCGTATATCCATGCAGGTCCCGAAATTGGGGTTGCCAGCACCAAAGCCTTTACCGCACAGGTTACGGTCTTGACCATGTTGGCATTGATGTTGGCGCAGCACCGCCAAACGCTCACCAAAGAGCAGTTTTCTTTTTTGCTGCATGAGCTTGAAAATATCCCACAAAAAGTAAATAAAAGTTTGCGCCTCAATGATTCGGTTTTGGAGATAGCTAAAATTTTTAAGGACGCGCGAAATTTCCTCTACTTGGGGCGTGGCTATAATTTTCCTGTCGCTTTGGAGGGCGCACTCAAACTCAAAGAAATTTCCTACATTCATGCCGAAGGGTATCCTGCCGCCGAAATGAAGCATGGTCCCATTGCGCTCATAGACGAAGAAATGCCTGTCGTTGTCATTGCCACACGTGATAGCTCTTACGATAAAATCATTTCCAACATCAAAGAAGTGAAGGCACGACGCGGCAAAGTCATTGCCGTCGTAACAGAAGGCGATGTCCTGATTCCCGAAATGGTGGATTATGTCATCGAAATTCCACAGACGCATGAAGCCCTCATTCCGCTTTTAGCCGTTGTGCCGCTCCAACTTTTGGCGTACCATGTCGCCATTTTGCGTGGCTGTGATGTAGACCAGCCGCGAAATTTGGCAAAGTCGGTTACGGTGGAATAA
- a CDS encoding DUF4270 family protein: MIKSSKLVYFCVLNGSTDLLCSLVVLSYRFLVCILVEILPMKFTRVFFPFAWAALFLAAMSLFTACQDPDSLGLELEDPSDLINTVYTDTITIVSDIVKVDSINTTSASTSTAPFLVVGQMENEYFGKYEAKSYARMIIHENDIEFETAGEPYLLDSVLLRLYVSSVQGDRTTPHRLAVYRNLETLSPDSTFYQFDALQTEIQPIGYATFPDDLDSNNVLNFRMTEAFANELFSKGGAEELTNQEKFVEYFKGVSIRSDEETSNSIVSFDARNILSFLGVYYHLASSDTIPRVRRIANFGAHFCNFSSDLSRSAYLQNLSAAASIPTQSTDNIGMIQAGTGILTRLRFPHLTSFGRDQKVMINRAELALDPIPDYLGNVRSAPPFLYLYYGNAGSSDELFEFSAVTGQPLALMSETNSSQPLAFNYLSGGRAYSTIQLTAYIQRVIDGEIPNSGLILFPSGNTYSLHSVIFGDNKRAQNRLRLKVYYTIAP, from the coding sequence ATGATAAAAAGCAGCAAATTAGTGTATTTTTGCGTCTTGAATGGTAGTACCGACCTTTTGTGTAGCCTCGTTGTACTTTCTTATCGCTTTCTTGTTTGCATTTTAGTTGAAATTTTACCTATGAAATTTACGCGCGTTTTTTTTCCTTTCGCTTGGGCGGCTCTTTTTCTTGCGGCAATGAGCCTATTTACAGCCTGTCAAGACCCCGATAGTTTGGGGCTTGAATTAGAAGACCCCTCCGACCTTATCAATACCGTCTATACCGATACCATCACGATAGTGAGCGACATTGTAAAGGTAGATAGCATCAATACGACCAGTGCCAGCACTTCTACGGCTCCCTTTTTGGTAGTGGGGCAGATGGAAAACGAATATTTTGGCAAGTACGAAGCCAAAAGTTATGCTCGTATGATTATTCACGAAAACGACATCGAGTTTGAAACAGCAGGCGAACCCTATTTGCTCGATTCGGTGCTATTGCGCCTCTATGTTAGTTCGGTGCAGGGCGATAGGACAACGCCACACCGTTTGGCAGTGTATCGCAACTTAGAAACGCTTTCACCTGACAGCACCTTTTATCAATTTGATGCCCTGCAAACCGAAATTCAGCCCATTGGTTATGCCACCTTCCCCGACGATTTAGACTCTAACAACGTCCTTAATTTCCGCATGACAGAGGCTTTTGCCAACGAACTCTTTTCGAAGGGGGGCGCAGAGGAACTTACCAATCAGGAAAAGTTTGTAGAATATTTCAAAGGCGTTTCTATCCGTTCAGACGAAGAAACTTCTAATAGCATTGTTTCCTTCGACGCTCGCAATATTTTGAGCTTTTTGGGCGTTTATTACCACTTAGCCTCTTCCGATACCATTCCGCGCGTGCGCAGGATAGCCAATTTTGGGGCGCACTTCTGCAATTTTAGCTCCGATTTGAGCCGCAGTGCCTATTTACAAAATTTGAGTGCTGCCGCTTCTATTCCTACCCAAAGCACCGACAACATTGGCATGATACAAGCAGGAACGGGGATTCTGACGCGCTTGCGTTTTCCTCACCTTACCTCTTTTGGGCGCGACCAGAAAGTGATGATAAACCGCGCCGAACTTGCCTTAGACCCCATTCCCGATTATTTGGGCAATGTGCGCTCTGCACCGCCTTTTCTGTACCTTTATTACGGCAATGCTGGTAGTAGCGACGAACTCTTCGAATTTAGTGCCGTTACGGGGCAGCCCCTTGCGCTTATGTCGGAAACCAATTCGAGCCAACCCTTAGCTTTCAATTACCTTTCGGGCGGACGGGCTTATAGCACGATTCAACTTACCGCCTACATTCAGCGCGTTATAGATGGTGAAATTCCCAATAGCGGACTCATTTTATTCCCTTCGGGTAATACCTATTCGCTTCATTCTGTTATCTTTGGCGATAACAAACGGGCGCAAAATCGCTTGCGTTTGAAGGTTTATTATACGATAGCTCCCTAA